Below is a window of Homalodisca vitripennis isolate AUS2020 unplaced genomic scaffold, UT_GWSS_2.1 ScUCBcl_948;HRSCAF=3938, whole genome shotgun sequence DNA.
ACAGTAGATTTTTTCTTGCAATTCTGCATAGCACACCTTTTTTGAATTCCTTTTGTAACCTCAGGTAGATGAGCTGCTTCTTCAATTCTTTTTTCTGGAGTAGGGTCAGCCCGTACTCGTCTGTCTCCAAATGGGTTATCCACCTTATCTTCTAGATCTTTGTCATTCGAAGCAACAGCTTCATTGGCTGAGTTCATCTCAATTAGCAACTccccaaatttaagtttaaaagtccTGAATTGCGGAATTCTTTTGGctggaattttgtattttttgtttggtttccCGCATCTGAAGCCAACTGTTACTAAGGCTCAAATCAAAGAAATGAAGGATACATCTCAATGTCCATTTCTTTGTCCGGGCTCGTGAGGAGCAATACGATAGCATTCTATCAGCTAAGTCTACGCCTCCCATTTTTGCATTATATGCATTGATAACTTTAGGTTGAGAAACATTGATAAACTGTTTGCTGGCCTTAGACCACCTTTTTACTTCACACAAAGGCTCGATTGACTCAGCAGTAGATATCATACATACACAGTTGTTGTCTAACCACTTTGTTATAGCTACTTTTCCCTCtgtctttgttccatttttatctttttcttctCTTACAGTGCAAAAACTGGTGCCCCTTTCATTTGCTTTCTTAAACTCTTTGTCACTTGGAAGGTCAGTAGTTTCGGGAATTCTGTCTTTCCTGATTGTTCCAGTTAATCTAAAACCTTTTTTCAGGAGTTCGTCAGCAAGCCTAACTGAAGTGAAAAATCTATCGGCATACAATGTGTGGCCGGGAACTAAAGACCTAGTAAGCTGAAGGACAGCTGATTCACACTGCCAGAATTGCTCAAGTTCTGGGTTTTCTACGTATGTGGCTGGTCCTTGATAGACAGTAAAATCACAAACAATTCCGTTTGGATTAGCAAGAACATAAACTTTCAAACCCGTTGGGTTGGGTTTGTTGGGTATGTGTTGCTTGACTAGACACGTTCCAGAAAAAGGCACTATCATCTCGTCGATACTCAATTCCTGTGGTTTGTTCTGTTTCAAACAGCCCTCTAAGATTCGGTCAAGTAAAGGTCTTACCTTCCACAGCCTATCAGCTTTTCTTTCGTCTGCTGTAATTTCgttatcaaaaacaagttttatccaGTTCCTAATAAGGAAAAAGCGATCTCTCGCCATGTTGTTTGCTACAAGTGGAATCCTCCACTTTTTTTCCCAACACATTCTAATCAATGGTACTTGTAGAGCTGAAATCACAAAGTTTATGCCTAGCCAAATTTTTAACTCAGGTAGTCTTAGTTTTAGGTCCTTTCCTGTTTTCAACAAGTAGTTCTGATTTGATTtctcaactatttttttaagaatatcatcGTCGAAATACTGCTGTACATACTGTTCAGCTGTCCAGTCATCACTGTCGATAGGTAGGTATGCTGGTTGAGCAATCGTCAAAGGTGTCGGATTGAATGGTCCTGTCCTCCATGGGGGTGAAAAATCCTTGTCCTGATTTTTCGTTTTTCTCGATTTCTTAGCCCCCATCTCCCTTTTTCTTAGTGAGCGCCTTCTTCCTCTTTCCCTGGAACAAaacaattccataatatttttgctactttcaaacaattaaataaaaagattgttaaataaaataatcttgaaattactaAACTTTTCTCTCAATGGTTCCAGAATTAAACAACctgacatacatatttttttacttcctttAAATGTACTAAGCTTTGTTATAGCaaccttattataaaattacaaggactataatacatattttagtaataatttcaaatacatgagataataagtaattttggaaTTCAGGTAGTTATCTTACTTCTTTTCGCTGGATTGCTTCTGGTTGTGGATCCTCTTCTGACGTGTCTTCCTTACGATCCGGCTCATTGGGAGGCTCGTATGTGGGGTCTTCATCGGTGTCATCACTCCAATTTCCAATAACTTCATTCACATCAAAAAAGCGGTCTCTGTGTCTCAACAAGTCCccttcttcatcatcatcatttaACGCGCCCTCAATCTCAGAATCATCTAGATTGACTGGTTCGTAGTGAGGGTTTTGATTGCCTTGacctaaaaacacataaataatcaactacattatatatttgtcagctgttattatttttttaaagaaaaacattttagctaaCGACCTAAGTGACTAAAAAAAGGAACtataaaaatatgggtttataGTCTATAGCGCCTAAGTGCCTATTTTTAGgaactacaaaaataaacctgTTATAGCTACTTTAAACAAAAGCCGATTGTCACAATTTATCGTTTAAAATGCAGACATAGTTTCTTATCTAATGATATCAgtacgagctaaggctaaaatatattaataaagtacttaCATGAACGTTTTGGCCGGTCACGTTTTTCTGGAGGGTCAGTCATTTTTAGGTTAAGAAGACTGGAGCATACCTAGAGCATTCTGGTGGCAAAACTTTGCACTACTATGGCCAAAAACTGTTCTTTCTATCAAGTGCTGCGACCTGAATGGGAATAACACAACTAGGAGGGACTCTGTGAATTTTTTTTTGCGAGTGGCTAAAAATAGCCACTTAGGTCTTTGACCCCACTTTAGAGGGATGGTTGTCCAGGACTCAAGCACAGTCAGGCACTTGTACTAAATATAGCCACTTAGGATTTTGACACTTTAAAACACAGATTTACTCTGGGACTCAGGAggatacacggtcttttcaagcaatacattttaacaaatttaaacgataattccatgtcaatttacaaatatctatcaattatgaggccagaaattaaaagtttaatagaaaaatttcaagagaatgttaaaaatatgaaaggatatctctctttggaatgtgaatatgaacgaactttagtaaacggtgaaccacaaacttgcccaatgtattttactataaaagcagacgaaatatttgatgtaaacgactttatttctaaacaatttaataaattaacacatcgtgaacaaaacaaatcatccaaataagggttctggatggacatttaaaagctgcaaacaactagtttttgagccttaataaacacgaaatgatgaacgcaggatcatatatcgatttgccaaagaaaatcaaagataagaaagcttgtataaatatcaaaaataaagatgattattgctttatttattctatccgatgcgctattgaaacacctgaaagagactgcgaaagatcaaaacaatatgaaaaatttgtaaatgacgagatattttcaggttttgagtatccaatgtccttaaaagatatacaatcatttgaaaaacgaagttacaattccaagtacaaatatccaaaaatgtctataaatatctacatttatgatgagaaactcaatattgttccattacaaatttctgaaaaatacgacgctgagttaaacattgacttattgtatgttaaacaagaagacacatctcattatgttttgataaccgatttaaataagctcgtgagttctcagttatctaaacacgaacataaaaaattgctatgtagaagatgtttaagccatttctacaaatctggagatttaacagatcatttagaaatttgcaaacaacatgaagtttgtaagccaattatgccgtttccaggtcaaacaacaacatttactaattatcaaaagaaattttctcatccttacgttatttatatggattttgaaagcatattagagaagattcccacatgcaaaaacaatccgcaaaaatcgactacaacgaagattcagaagcatattccttatggttttactctatatttagtgtcaaatgtgacgaatcgcatgtataaaccgatatgttatcgagccgaaaatgaagacgatttgcctaatgttcctgcaaaattgtttgaagagctcaataaaatatcataatacatagctaaaaagtataattctaagaacaaaaaacctatgaaattgaccgaagaagaagaattagcgtaccaaaattctagtctttgtcatatttgtgaatgtgagggttttgataatcaaacaagaaaaaaagtacgagatcattgtcatttaacaggtaaatttagaggttcagctcatttatcttgtaacttgaatctcaaatttcctcaaaatattccagttttctgtcacaatatgagtaactacgatacccatttgtacataaaagaattggctaaacaatatggaaatgttgatttgatcgcaaacaccgatgaaaaatatataaattattcagtaaattcaggatatggatatgaattcgaaggtgataagccaagaaaattcatcaagttttcgttcgtagacacgttcagatttatggcatcatctattgaaaagttagctaaaaacctcaaaaaagatgatttcaagcatacaaatcattttatacaagatggtctgaacgcaattctagaaagacaaccaaatgacgaagaagaaatctttaaaattctatctggaaaaggcatatttccttacgaatttatcgatagtattgaaaaaacttgattacacagaacagctgaaaattcaagatttctattcactattgacagacgagagcatatctgagaaagattatcaacactatttgagcttttggaacaaattaaaagagaaaaatcttggaaattactctgatttgtacaatatccaagatgtattattgctcgctgatatatttgaaaacttcagaaacatttgtctaaattgctataaactggatccagcacattatctaacagctccaagcctcgcatgggacgctatgttaaaattaacgaaaatataattacaattgattagtgattataatatgtatttgatgattgaaaaaggcattcgtggaggtatttctcaatgtattaagcgatatgttaaagcaaataacaaatatttgaaagattttgatgaatcaaagcctgaaaactatctgttgtacgtcgatgcaaacaacctttatggttacgggcttatgcaaaatttaccatataacgaaatcaagtggatgaacccgaaaaacatatacaacagcagaatggcaagaaacaattttagaactcactggcgacgaagattatggctatattctcgaagttgatctaggatatccaacaaatttacatgaacatcacaaggatttacctcttgctcccgaacattttaaaaacaaactttgcacaactttactggataaaactgaatacgttgttcattcaagaaatttgaaattctatctggaacaaggtatgattttgaaacatgtgaatagagttattgcattcgatcagaagccttttatgaaaaagtacattgattttaacacaaaaatgagaaccaaagctacaagtgacttcgaaaaggacttttataagctgatgaacaactcagtttttggaaaaaagtatggaaaatgtgcgaaatagatgtgatatcaaactaggaaatgaagaattttcaattaaacaggccaagaaaacaaatttcaaatgctttaatatctttgacgataactgtatagcgagtcacatgtacaaacaaaaggttaaatttaacaaaccgatctacataggattttcagttcttgacctatcaaaattgctaatgtacgagttttattacgataaattaaagaagtttgatccagatttgaatctttgttacatggatacagacagttattttctagaattgaaacgagatccttttaaaattattaaagaaaatatagaggactttgatacgagcgattatccaaaagatcacgaatgtttcactactaaaaataagaaggtaatagggaaattcaaagatgagttaaatagcgaagttttagaagaattttgtggattgagatcgaaaatgtactcgtacaaatatctagacaaaaatccagtaagatgcaaagggattaagagaagcgttgtaaataaaacaataaatatcgaaaacttgaagagatgtttgttcgaagataaagaagaatttagggagatgacagtaatcaaaagctacaaacatgagttgtacacagttaccataaacaagctggcactgaacgctaaagatgataagagaattgtcctagaaaataagatcgatacagtaccttatggctataaaaatgaagcgaaatctgatatattagacgaattaaataaacttggaaactttgaaaattgagaaataaccggaagtgtttacgaatatgaattgagaaagtcaaagctataatttttttctatataaatggaggctcaaaagaaatgttcaatgtgcaaggaaataaaaggttttgaagaattttataaaaatagaactaaaaaagacggatttggacattattgtaaagattgtcataataaatatcaaaaagaattatacgataaaatagaaaaattaactctagaggagaaagaatgttacttttgtaaagaagctaagaatatttctgaatttaacaagcggcattatagtaaagataaaaaacagactttttgtaaggaatgtgctagaagaatttccCGAGAAAGTCTAAATAAACcaactcattgcgaatgtggacgaattattcaatggttacctagttatgctaaacatttacaaacaaaatatcataattcgagagtttaacattttcatcgtgtaataatttgttctatataaatggagtctcaaaagaaatgtacaaagtgtcaagaattttataaggaaaagaatagaaaagactgttattgtaaggaattatatgataaaatggacaaattaactttagaagaaaaaaagtgttacttttgtaaagaaattaaaaatatttctgaatttaataactggcagtatagtaaagatagaaaagatgctttttgcaaagattgtgctaaaaaaattttcagcgaaagttataaaaacgaaaagccttgtgaatatgaaaaaaaaattctatattggttacctagttatgctaaacatttacaaacaaaatataataaatcgagagtttaacattttcaacgtgcaatttagatattctataaaatcagtcgagattctgccatatttgtagtaaaatgatttccgttgtataaaatattcaaagattctttcattttggttatacagattgatagaatttggttcgtcatcaatgaacaaaaatctctaattcaggataatttatttttagatgttttaatcggtttggtatttctcgtttctgagctctgataacgtaataaggccattcccacatgtgattcttcttaattaacacaaaaacatggtgttttttcttatcaaaatctttacataccatatctctcttcattaattccattcgcaattcttgattctctattttcaatgatttcatttcatctttaatttgtaactgttttatttcatcttttaactgcttattttcgttttcaagtttgtactcgccatattctcta
It encodes the following:
- the LOC124371163 gene encoding piggyBac transposable element-derived protein 3-like, coding for MARDRFFLIRNWIKLVFDNEITADERKADRLWKVRPLLDRILEGCLKQNKPQELSIDEMIVPFSGTCLVKQHIPNKPNPTGLKVYVLANPNGIVCDFTVYQGPATYVENPELEQFWQCESAVLQLTRSLVPGHTLYADRFFTSVRLADELLKKGFRLTGTIRKDRIPETTDLPSDKEFKKANERGTSFCTVREEKDKNGTKTEGKVAITKWLDNNCVCMISTAESIEPLCEVKRWSKASKQFINVSQPKVINAYNAKMGGVDLADRMLSYCSSRARTKKWTLRCILHFFDLSLSNSWLQMRETKQKIQNSSQKNSAIQDF
- the LOC124371164 gene encoding uncharacterized protein LOC124371164, whose product is MTDPPEKRDRPKRSCQGNQNPHYEPVNLDDSEIEGALNDDDEEGDLLRHRDRFFDVNEVIGNWSDDTDEDPTYEPPNEPDRKEDTSEEDPQPEAIQRKEGKRKKALTKKKGDGG